A stretch of DNA from Ewingella sp. CoE-038-23:
GCACGCCAACAGCCTGATCGTGCCGATCCAGCGCGCCGTGCGTGAGCGCAATGTGCCTTACATTGGCTGGAGTGCGGGCTGCAACGTGGCTACGCCAAGCATTCGCACCACCAATGATATGCCCGTCAGCAACTCCGTCGTGCTGCCCGCGCTGGGCCTGTTTCCGGTGCAAATCAATCCGCACTACATAGATGCCCACCTAAGTGGTCACATGGGCGAGACGCGCGACGAGCGTCTTGCCGAGTTCTGCGCGGTAAACCCAAGTGAGTCCGTGGTGGCGCTGCGTGAAGGCAGCCTGCTACACGTGTCGGGTGATCAACTGAGCTATTTCAGCGCCAAAGGTCAGGGCTTTAAAGTCTTCCGCCATGGCCACGAGACGCAGGAATATCAGGACACCAAGGCACTTAGCGCACTGGTTCCATTTGAATGTCTCTAATAGGCTAGGCGCATGAAATTTTCGCACCGTCAGTTTAGCCAGCTTGCTGACTGACGGTTACACTGCCTTTTTGTTATTACTTTTTACCTACTGATAACAAAAAGGCAGCAACAACCCTGGAGAGGCTCTATAATGCTCTCCTTCAATTTGGCGATAAAAATCAGCATGAAATACCGTGATTTACGAGACTTCATCTCGTTACTTGAAAAGCGAGGCGAGCTGAAACGCATTACTCAGCCTGTCGATACCTATCTGGAAATGACTGAAATTGCAGACCGCACCCTGCGTGCCGGTGGCCCTGCATTACTGTTTGAAAATCCTAAAGGCTACGACATGCCGGTGCTGTGCAACCTTTTCGGCACCCCCGAGCGCGTCGCGTTAGGGATGGGGCAGGAGGATGTCAGTGCGTTGCGCGAAGTCGGTGAATTATTGGCGTTTCTG
This window harbors:
- the pepE gene encoding dipeptidase PepE, whose protein sequence is MELFLLSNGKLSDESTLLGYASEHIQAMLKARKISSAILIPYALIRSDYDARAQDLEQALGIQVQSIHHADSPAEAIASAECILISGGNTWMLNHMLHANSLIVPIQRAVRERNVPYIGWSAGCNVATPSIRTTNDMPVSNSVVLPALGLFPVQINPHYIDAHLSGHMGETRDERLAEFCAVNPSESVVALREGSLLHVSGDQLSYFSAKGQGFKVFRHGHETQEYQDTKALSALVPFECL